A genomic region of Gadus macrocephalus chromosome 5, ASM3116895v1 contains the following coding sequences:
- the LOC132457646 gene encoding uncharacterized protein LOC132457646 — MVFYCICGGCNNSSKSGHRVHCFPKDKGILRSWVQFVKFRRADFSASSVTAYSRICSAHFKEGDYHSGDAKMVSLGLKSKRTAKLIPTAVPSVHANHSACPVPRSRDTVCRKREIATMLTDASQQKTVASVDTVESVDTGDQPLPSSTSDAGTQCYLKPPRWSHAVQVNLKPKMVSVGTQTSISPQTSTPLASPEQTVDNDDDNNATVISDLSWVPEEPMDEEELFDEEPPYTCDPHHNCIDKFIVCQEELMGLFAICPACCERSDSSIVQQEGTFVKIKQVCASCGYHRFWQNQPMLHRNMPTCNLLLSGAIHFTGCLATQTLRMLTLFGLQCISASSFFRHQRRYTIPVIVQAWQNDQAKNFSDLRAMDGGLVLAGDCRSDSPGHCAKYGSYSLIEDRVNKVVDVQLVQSSEVPNSSWCELEGLKRSVALLRGNDLHLATLITDRHRQVAKWVREELIPEGTQHYFDVWHIAKSLGKALDAASKECDQLQLWRPAIVNHLYWTAASTPDGNPAVMEAKWRSLVNHIQDIHDHDTPAFSSCAHGPLDEDQRNKEWLDPGSLAAVKLENIMMRAALLKDVRQLSPQHQTFSLEAYHSLILHFAPKHTGFSYLGMYSRLLLAALHYNHNANRETARRSDGTEKYCVRYPRFRKGAHVVRPIKEAASYGYATSLMKALRESYANSPAVLREVGANLSSDAPAPIAKSFEQIPKEEAISLYLARQSRFKKTTDKSNDLVVIICMKFLCI; from the exons TGGTCTCACTTGGTTTAAAGAGTAAGAGGACGGCGAAGTTAATTCCTACCGCCGTGCCGTCTGTGCATGCAAACCACTCTGCCTGCCCTGTCCCGAGGTCGAGAGACACCGTCTGCCGCAAGCGAGAGATTGCCACG ATGTTGACAGACGCCTCACAGCAGAAGACCGTGGCCAGTGTAGACACTGTGGAGAGTGTCGATACTGGGGATCAGCCCTTGccctcctccacttctgacgctgGGACACAATGTTATTTGAAGCCCCCCCGATGGTCTCACG CTGTGCAGGTTAACCTGAAGCCCAAGATGGTTAGCGTGGGCACACAGACTTCAATCAGCCCACAAACCTCCACTCCCCTCGCTAGTCCTGAACAGACAGTTGACaacgatgatgataataatgccACTGTCATCAGTGACTTGTCGTGGGTGCCCGAAGAGCCGATGGATGAGGAGGAATTGTTTGATGAGGAGCCACCTTACACGTGTGACCCCCACCACAA ttgcattgacaaattcattgtttgccAAGAGGAGCTGATGGGCCTTTTTGCCATCTGTCCGGCCTGTTGTGAGAGGTCGGATAGTAGCATTGTGCAGCAGGAAGGAACTTTTGTTAAGATCAAGCAG GTCTGTGCATCATGTGGCTACCACCGTTTCTGGCAAAATCAGCCAATGCTCCACAGGAACATGCCAACCTGCAACCTCCTGTTAAGTGGGGCCATTCATTTTACTGGATGTTTGGCCACACAGACACTAAGAATGTTGACCCTGTTTGGCCTGCAGTGCATCAGTGCCAGCAGTTTCTTTCGCCATCAGCGCCGCTACACCATCCCTGTAATCGTTCAGGCCTGGCAGAATGATCAAGCCAAGAATTTTAGTGACCTACGGGCAATGGATGGCGGGCTAGTTCTTGCTGGTGACTGCAG GTCAGATTCTCCTGGGCACTGCGCAAAGTATGGGTCATACTCTCtgatagaggacagagtgaACAAGGTGGtggatgttcagcttgttcag AGCTCAGAGGTCCCCAACAGCTCATGGTGTGAGCTTGAAGGGCTCAAGCGCAGTGTTGCcctgctgaggggaaacgaccTGCATTTGGCAACGCTGATCACGGACCGACATCGCCAG gTTGCCaaatgggtgagagaggagctgaTCCCTGAAGGGACACAGCATTATTTTGACGTGTGGCACATTGCCAAAA GTCTGGGGAAGGCATTGGATGCAGCATCCAAAGAGTGTGACCAACTACAGTTGTGGAGGCCAGCTATAGTGAATCACCTCTATTGGACTGCAGCCTCAACCCCAGATGGCAACCCAGCGGTCATGGAGGCCAAATGGAGAAGTTTAGTGAACCACATCCAGGACATCCATGACCATGACACCCCTGCCTTCTCCAGTTGTGCCCATGGCCCTCTAGACGAAGATCAGCGCAACAAAGAGTGGCTGGACCCAG GCTCATTGGCAGCAGTCAAGTTGGAGAACATAATGATGAGGGCTGCCTTGCTGAAAGATGTTCGTCAGCTGTCTCCACAGCACCAGACCTTCTCCCTTGAGGCTTACCACTCCCTCATCTTGCACTTCGCGCCCAAGCACACTGGGTTTTCATACCTTGGGATGTATAGCAG GCTTCTCTTAGCGGCGCTGCATTATAATCACAATGCCAATCGCGAGACAGCACGGAGAAGTGACGGGACGGAGAAGTACTGCGTGCGGTATCCGCGCTTCAGAAAAGGTGCCCATGTGGTGCGTCCCATCAAAGAGGCAGCCTCATACG GTTATGCAACATCATTAATGAAGGCCCTTCGTGAGAGCTACGCCAATTCACCCGCGGTTCTTCGAGAGGTTGGCGCCAATTTGTCCTCCGATGCACCCGCCCCCATCGCCAAATCCTTCGAACAGATTCCTAAGGAGGAGGCCATCAGCCTCTACCTAGCCCGGCAGTCACGCTTCAAGAAAACCACGGACAAGTCCAATGATTTAGTTGTTATTATTTGCATGAAATTTCTTTGTATATAA